In Leptospira bourretii, a genomic segment contains:
- a CDS encoding DUF2804 domain-containing protein has product MPEIKKQIPLLKNDGTLTEEGWARSPFWTYNRESIAASALKIKEWDYYSILSPTKDFGITITASDLGYAGLFAICFLDFKRGTFKQIDTLSVLPLGKTGFPRVNNSGVVQFEDKKLKIRFEVKSGKRILEFESKSFEAPDGGKGIQGKIELTEPKMDSMNIATSWKENRKAFYYNTKINCMPAAGQVQLGNTSYQFDSKKDFGALDWGRGVWTYKNRWYWSSVSSWIGGKPFGLNLGYGFTDRTPASENVIFYDGKIHKLDEVNFIIDTKNYMAPWKFTSNNNRLNLDFTPIVDRNSYMNFLVIKTVQHQVFGMFNGTVVLDDGKTLKLQNILGFAEDVLNHY; this is encoded by the coding sequence ATGCCTGAGATTAAAAAACAAATTCCTCTACTCAAAAACGACGGAACCCTGACTGAAGAAGGTTGGGCCAGGTCACCTTTTTGGACTTACAACAGAGAAAGTATCGCTGCCTCTGCACTCAAAATTAAAGAATGGGATTATTATTCCATCCTTTCCCCCACAAAGGATTTTGGAATTACGATCACGGCATCTGATTTAGGTTATGCGGGACTATTTGCAATTTGTTTTTTAGACTTCAAACGAGGGACATTCAAACAAATTGATACACTTTCCGTTTTGCCTTTAGGAAAAACTGGATTTCCAAGAGTGAATAACAGTGGAGTCGTTCAGTTTGAGGATAAAAAACTAAAAATTCGATTTGAAGTCAAAAGCGGAAAACGAATTTTAGAATTTGAATCAAAATCATTTGAAGCCCCTGATGGAGGCAAAGGGATCCAAGGAAAAATCGAACTTACAGAACCAAAAATGGATTCGATGAATATTGCAACCTCTTGGAAAGAAAATAGAAAAGCATTCTACTATAATACCAAAATCAATTGTATGCCAGCAGCAGGTCAAGTGCAGCTAGGGAATACTAGTTATCAATTCGATTCTAAAAAAGATTTTGGTGCTTTGGATTGGGGACGCGGAGTTTGGACTTATAAAAATAGATGGTATTGGAGTTCCGTCTCATCATGGATAGGTGGAAAACCATTTGGTCTCAATTTAGGATATGGATTTACCGATAGAACTCCCGCTTCTGAAAATGTTATTTTTTATGATGGAAAAATTCATAAACTAGATGAAGTGAATTTCATTATCGATACCAAAAATTATATGGCACCTTGGAAGTTTACTTCAAATAACAACCGTTTGAATTTAGATTTTACTCCGATTGTAGATAGAAATTCTTATATGAATTTTTTAGTCATCAAAACTGTCCAACACCAAGTGTTTGGAATGTTTAATGGGACGGTAGTTTTGGATGACGGAAAAACTCTAAAACTTCAGAACATCCTCGGTTTTGCCGAAGACGTTCTAAATCATTATTAA